Below is a window of Synechococcus sp. RSCCF101 DNA.
AGTGGCTGGCCCAGCAGGGTGCCGCCAGCGACTTCCAGCGCGACCGCTTCCGGGAGGCCTTCATCCAGTCGCGCGAGCAGGTGCGCGCCAGCGAGGCCGACCTGGCCTTCAAGGATCTGCGCGCCCCGATCAGCGGCGTGGTCAGCGACGTGGACGTGAAGGTGGGCGATGTGATCAGTGAGGGCACCCCCTTCACACGCCTGATCCGCAACGACCGGCTTCAGGCCCGCGTGGACGTGCCGGCGGTGTACGCGCCCCGGGTGCGGATCGGTCAGACGGTGGACATCCAGTCGCCCGGCGGCGGCGGCACCCTGGCCTCGGGGCGCGTCAGCTTCGTGGACCCCAACGTGGTGGCCGACACCCAGGGCCTGCTCGTGATGAGCGAATTCCCGAACCCTGGTCAGGACCTGCGCAACGGCATGCGGCTCCGCACCCGACTCGTGTTCGACACGCGCGAGCAGCTTGCTGTCCCCTTCAATTCCGTCATCCAGACCTCGGGCCAGAGCTTCATCTTCCGGCTGGGAAGCCTGGAGGACCTCAGGGCCCAGCCGGGCCAGCTCAGCGAGGAGCAACTGGCCCAGCTCCCTGCAGACGGCACCTTCGCGCTGCAGACACCCGTGCAGCTCGGCTTCGTGCAGGGCGACAGTTATCCGGTGATCAAGGGCGTGAGCAGCGGCGAACAGGTGATCACCACCAACCTGCTCAAACTTCGGCACGGCACGCCGGTCGAGGTGAAGTGAGGTTCTGATCGATGTCTCCCTCCAATAACTTCATCTCCAGACCGGTCCTCACCACGGTCTGCAGTCTGCTGATCGTGATCGTCGGTCTGATCGCGATCCCGGTGCTCCCGGTTGAGAACCTGCCCGATATCGCCCCGCCCACCGTGACCGTGCGGGCCACCTACACCGGCGCTGATGCGATTTCCGTCGAGGAGGGCGTCACCTCGGTTCTCGAACAGGAGATCAACGGGGTACAGGACATGGAGTTCATGACCTCGAACAGCTCGGCTGACGGGGTTTCGAACATCACGGTGTCCTTCTACAGCGGCACCGACGGCGACATCAACCAGGTCAACGTTCAGAACAAGGTCTCCCTCGCCGAGCCGAAGCTGCCGCAGGAGGTGAGGCAGACCGGCATCACGGTCGAGAAGGCCTCCAACTCGGTCCTGCTCGTCTACAACTTCACCTCCGAGGACCCGGACAACCCCTACAGCGTCGAGTTCCTCTCCGGTCTTCTCGATCAGCGCCTCACCGACCCGATCCGACGCGTCACCGGCGTCGGCAAGCTCACCTACTTCGGCAATCGCAAACTCGCCTTCCGCCTCTGGCTGGATCCCGACCGTCTGACAGCCTCCGGGCTCACCTCGGCCGACGTTCGCGCCGCCCTTCAGAGCCAGAACCGCCTTGTGCCCGCCGGCCAGGTCGGCGGTGAGCCCTCGCCCGAGGGCCAGGTGTTCACCTTCACGGTGCAGCTTCAGGGCCGTCTGCGCACGGTTGAGGAGTTCGAGAACCTCATCCTGCGTCGCATGGATGACGGCTCGCTCATCCGCCTCGGTGATGTGGGACGGGTGACGCTCGGTGGTGAGACCTTCAACATCGCCGCCACCGATCTCAATGGCGTGCCCTCCGTGGGCATGGCTCTCTATCAGCTGAGCGGGAGCAACGCGGTGGAGGTGTCGGACGGGGTCAAGAAAGTGATCGATGACTTCATCACAACCCTGCCACCGGGGGTCAAGGTCGAGAAGATCTACGACACCACCGATTTCATCAATGCCTCGATCGAGGGTGTGGCCAATGCCCTGCGTGATGCGGTGGTTCTCGTGGTGCTCATCCTCTTCCTGTTCCTGCAGGACTGGAAGTCGACCCTGGTTCCCGGCATCGCCATCCCCGTTGCCCTGATCGGCACCTTTGCCGGTGTTCTGGCTGCCGGCTTCTCGCTCAATCAGCTCACCCTGTTCGGCCTGGTTCTGGCCACGGGTCTGGTGGTGGACGATGCCATCACTGTGATTGAGGACACCTCCACCAAAAAAGGTGAGGGATTGACGGCGATCGAGGCGGCCAAGGCCACCATGGACGAGCTGTTCTCCGCTGTGATCGCCACCTCCCTGGTGCTGTTCGCGGTGTTCGTGCCGGTGCTGTTCTTCCCAGGGGCCACGGGAACGATCTACAAGCAGTTCGCGGCCACGATCATCTTCTCGATCTCGGTCTCCACCTTCAACGCCCTCACCTTCTCGCCCATGCTCTCCGGCCTGCTGCTGAGCATGGACACCCGACAACCGTCGCAGCGGGTGTACTTCATCGCTGGCGGTTGCGTCGGATTCGTCTACGGCCTGCTCTCGGCCGGCGGCGGAGCCGTGCCGGTGCTCCTGGCCACTCTGGCGGGTCTGCTCATCGGTTACGGCCTGAAGCTGGTCACTCGGCTGCCATTGCGGCTTCCATTCGCGCTGGCGGGCGCCGCGGCGGGCCTGATCTTCGCGGATGTGCCCAATCCCTGGCCGGTGCTGATCTTCACTGCCATCGGTCTGGTGGTGGGCTTCTTCCTTGAGCGCATCTTCGCCGTGTTCAACCGTGGCTACGCGCGCGTTGAGACCGGCTATGAATCGATGCTGAGCTGGGTGCTCGGCCACCGGTCCATCGTGATGGGGGTGCTGGCTGGAGGCATCGTGCTCACGGGCTTCGCCTTCAACTCGATGCCCTCCGGCTTCGTGCCGATCGAGGATCAGGGTTATGGCATCGGCTTCGTTCAGGCCCCCGATGGGGTGTCACTGGAGCGGACCGAAGCCATCAACCTCGAGGTGGCCGAAGTGCTCCGCTCCGAGAAGGAGAACGGCCTCCGCAATGCCGCCATCTTCAGCGGTGCCAGCCTCGATGGAAACTCCCCCAACAAGGGCCTCTTCTTCTTCGGCACCGAGAACTGGAGCGAGCGTGAGGACCCCGAACGCAGCGTCGGGGCGATCGTGGCCCGGCTCAACCGCAAGCTGCAGGCCGTGGAGGGTGCCCGGATCTTCGTGGTGGAGCCTCCTGCCATTCCCGGTTATGGAACCGGCGGCGGCTTCGAGTTCCAGTTGCTGGACCAGAGCGGCGGGGCCTTCACCCTTCCCCAGCTGGCCGAACAGGCCGGCGCCCTGATCCGCAATGCTCTCGATACCGGCATCTTCAGCCAGGTCTTCACCCAGTTCTCGCCCGAGGGCCCCCAGCTGGAGGTGCTCGTGGATCGGGATCGCATGGCGGCGCTCGGCATCGATTACGGCGATGCGATGAGCACCTTCAGCTTCTACTTCGGTGGGTCCTACGTGAATGACACCTTCGATGAAGGCAAGGTGCGCCGCGTCTACATCCAGGCCGATGACGCCTTCCGCTCCACGCCGGAAGATCTGACCGAGCTCTATGTGCGCAACGGCAGCGGCGAACAGGTGCCCCTCTCGGAGATCTTCACCGTCAACACCACCTCCGGTCCCTCGATCATCCCCCGCTTCAACCTCTACCGCTCGATCAAGATCGAGGGTTCAGCGGCCCAGGGCCGCAGTTCCGGTGATGCGATCAAGGGCATTCAGGCCCAGTTCGACAAATTGAACGTCCCCGGCCTCGGCTTTGACTGGACCGGGATCTCACGCGAGGAGGTGAAGGCCGGTGCACTGGCGATCGTGATCTTCGCCCTCGGGATCCTCGTGGTGTTCCTGGTGCTCTCAGCCCAGTACGAGAGCTACACCGACCCCCTGATCATCCTGATGACGGTGCCCACCGCCATGCTCGGGGCCCTGATCTTCCTGGCCATCCGGGGCGAGGTGCTCAACATCTATGCCCAGGTGGGTCTGGTGATGCTGATCGGCCTGGCGGCCAAGAACGGAATCCTGATCGTTGACCTGGCCAATCAGCGCATGGCGGAAGGGGCGACGGCCATCGCCGCGGCCCGTGACGCGGCCCAGTCACGCCTGCGGCCGATCCTGATGACGGCGATCTCCTCACTGTTCGGTTTCCTGCCGCTGGTGCTGGCCTCCGGCGCCGGGGCCCGCAGCCAGTCGTCGCTGGGAACCGTGGTGTTCGGCGGCCTCCTGGTGGCCACCTTCCTCTCCCTGTTCGTGGTGCCCGTCTTCTATGTGGTGATGAAGCAGTTCTTCAGCTCAGCTCCACCGCAGGGCGGCACCGGAGATCCCGGTCCGGGCGGAGAAGACCCCAGCACCCCGGCGCTGCCCGCGAGCTGAGCCATGCGTGCCCGATTCAACGGAGCTGCTGTCACCCTGTCCGGCCTGATCGGTGGGGCGGTGGGCCTCGGCGTGGCCTTCTTCCTGCGGGCTCTGATCCGTAACACCCCGGCCGTGGTCCGGACCAGCACCTACTACTGGTGGTTTGTGCTCCTGGGCGGCGTCGGCGCCCTCTGGGGTGTGGCGACCCAGTCGATGAAGCAGCTCGAGCGAAGCCAGGGCTACGAGCACGACACGTTCATGACCCATCGCTACCGCTCCCGCCTCGGAAGCGGGGGGAAGCCCTCCGCTCAGGTGGAGCCGGAGTCGGATCCGGATCCCACTCGGCCCGGACCCGGATCCTGATTCAACCGATCACCCTGATCCACTGATCACCCAGACTCAGGTGATCACCGTCGGACGGTCCATGCCTGTGCGCGCCGGGATCTCCGCCAGGGCGTTGATGGCTGCGATCAGATCGCCGAGGGCCGCCTGTGGATCGAGGCCGAGCTGGCCGCTGGCCGGCTCGTAGCGCTCCAGATACACCCGCAGGGTGGCGCCCTGGGTACCGGTGCCCGACAGGCGCAGCACCACGCGACTGCCGTCGTCGAGCAGCAGACGCAGGCCCTGGTGCTCGCTCACGGAGCCATCCACCGGATCCGCGTAGCGGAAGTCATCGGCGGTGGCGATGCGGCGGCCGGCGAAGGCCTCCCCGCTCAGGGTTGCGAGCATCCCCTGCATCCGGTCGTAGAGGCCGTGGGCGGCCTCGCTGGGGATGGCTTCGTAGTCGTGGCGGGAGTAGTAGTGGCGCCCGAAGCGGGCCCAGTGGCCCGCCATCACCTCGCCCACGGAGCAGCGCCGCTCAGCCAGGATCTGGAGCCAGAACAGCACCGCCCAGAGACCATCCTTCTCGCGCACGTGGTCGCTGCCGGTGCCGAAGCTCTCCTCGCCGCAGAGGGTGATGCGGCCGGCATCGAGCAGGTTGCCGAAGAATTTCCAGCCCGTGGGCGTCTCGAAGCAGGTCAGGCCCAGCTCCTTCGCCACCACATCCACCGCGGCGCTGGTGGGCATCGAGCGGGCCACGCCGGCCAGCCCTCCGGCATAGGCCGGTGCCACCGAGGCGTTGGCGGTGAGCACGGCCAGGCTGTCGCTGGGATTCACGAAACAGCCGCGCCCCAGGATCATGTTGCGGTCGCCGTCCCCGTCGCAGGCGGCGCCGAAGGCGTAGCGATCACCATCCAGCAGCAGGGCCGCCAGCTCGTGGGCATACGTGAGGTTCGGGTCGGGGTGACCGCCGCCGAAGTCCTCGAGGGGGATGCCGTTGTGCACCGTTCCGGCCGGCGCCCCCAGCCGCTGTTCCAGCAGCTGCGTGGCGTAGGGGCCCGTCACCGCGTGCAGCGCATCGAAGACCACGGGGAAATCGCTGCGAAGCAGCTCCGCGATGCGATCGAGATCGAACAGCTTCTCCATCAGCGCGAGGTAGTCGCTCACGCCGTCGATCACCTCCACCGTCAGCCCCGCCATGGTCTGCATGCCCGGGGCGGCCAGGCTCACGCCGGCTGCGCCCGCGCCCGCTTCGAGAATCCGGTAGCCATCCAGCGTGAGGGTGCAGGCGTGGATGGCGGAGGTGAGCGATTCGGGGGCCGGGCCGCCGTTGCTGCCGTTCACCTTCACCCCGAAGTCGCCCTCCGGTCCGCCGGGGTTGTGGCTGGCGGAGAGGATGATGCCGCCGATGGCCTGTCGCTGGCGGATCAGATGCGACGCGGCCGGTGTGGAGAGAATGCCGCCGGTGGTGGTGACCATCCGGGCCAGACCATGGGCGGCTCCCATGCGGGCAATCACCTCGATGGCGCGCTGATTGCCGTAGCGGCCGTCGCCGCCCACCACGAGGGTGCCTCCGGCCACTCCCGGGAGCGTGCGCAGCACCGCCTCGATGAAGCTCTCCAGGTAGTGGGGCTCGGCGAAGCGACGGCTGCTCTTGCGCAGGCCTGAGGTGCCAGGCTTCTGATCCTGGAACGGACTGGACAGGGGAATCGTGATCACCGGGGCACCGCTGCTCATGAGGTGGACTCCTGTGTGCGCCTGGCCAAGTTACCGATGGCTGGTCCTGGTCCTGGCAAACGGCGCCGGCCCGTTCGCTCGACCCGCCTAGCCTGCCTTCCACTGCGCTGCCCTCCCGTGCGCCTCGCTTCGCTGATCGCTCTGTTCGCGGCATCGCCGCTGCTGCTGCTGGCGGACGCCCCGCGCGCCGATGCCGCCTGTTCCACACAGGGCGGTCCGAAACGGGTGCCCTACGGCGAGGCCGTGCAGGAGGCCCGTCAGGCCGCTGAAGCGGTGCTGGCCCGCTCCGGTGACGAGGCCTGCCTGCGGGGCAAGCTGAGCAACGCCATGCTGCTGATGTCGGCAAGCTGCGAGGCCTCCGGCGAAGCCACGCCGCTCTGCCAGCTGGCCGATTCCCTCGCGGTGCGTCTGCAGCCCCTCAGCCTGAATGAAATGGACGCCCGGGCGGAGGAGATTCTCGGCATCAGCGCCCCCTGAGCCCGCGGCTTCTCCGACTCCCCCCAGCCTGTGGCGATCAGCCGGCGGCCGGATTGAGGGCGCCGGGTTGGGCCGGCCCGCTGGGTCGTCGGGGCGGCTGCTGTCGCCGCTTGTCCGGTTGCCGGCAGACCAGTGGGAGCCGGGCGGCGGCGGCGTCGATGCGGTCGCGCCGCTGGAAGCTGTTGTTCGCCTGGACTGTGGCCACCTGGGTCAGCTCCCAGAGCACGTCCTTGCAGGAGCTGGTCAACAGGATGTTGTCGAGATGATCGTCGGCGGTGCGGCGCGTCTCGAGGCAGGGCGCGTCGCTGTTCTCGCGGGAGCAGGCCAGCGCCTGCAGCTGCAGCTCACGCCATTGAGCCGGGGTGGGGAAGCGCGGCGGCTCCTGGCCGGCGCGGACGGCAGGGACGAGGCCATCCGCCAGCCAGCCCCCCGTCAGCAGGCTCCCCCCCAGCAGGGCGGCGGCGAGGCGGCCGCTCACCCGAACACGGGAGACCTGCTGGAGGAGCGCTGCCATGAACCATGAACCGGTCCTGCCATCATCGCCGACCTTCAGGGTGCGCCGGCGTTGCCGCAGCGGCGGCGATCGCGGTCCATCCGGCGGCGGAGCGCTGCTGAGATGCCCAGATCGGCGCCACTCCAGAGGCGGTTCATCTCGCGGGTGAAGTGCGCCGCCAGGAGCGGGCTGTGGATCACCAGCAGGGTCTCGTCGTTGGTGTGCGCCGCTGCGGGAGACCAGTTGAAGCTGCCGCTGATCACGCGGCTCCCGTCCACCACGGCGACCTTGTGGTGCAGCTTGTCGCCGCGGGCCAGCCTGGGCGTGCCCACCCCCTGCAGCCCACGCTGCAGCGGCGCATTGCCGGCCTCGATCGCGCAGCGCCGGTCCGGCAGAGCCACCCCCAGAAGGTCGAGCACCTCCGAGAAGCTGCGGGTGGCGAAGCCGGGATCCGCCACCAGCCGCACCCGCACGCCGCGGCTCACCCGCTCGGCGATCACCTCGGTCAGCGACTGGGCCGAGAACACGAACAGTGCCATGTCGATCTCCTTCTCGGCGGCGGCGAGGGTCGTA
It encodes the following:
- a CDS encoding efflux RND transporter periplasmic adaptor subunit; amino-acid sequence: MLIQRVAALSITASLVPALVACGDSGTAQAPAALPVEATVVAEERFTEELNTVSTLESVEKVALAARAGGRIERILVQEGDAVQQGQLLVVLDQTQTQAQLAAARATMEQNKLDYKRFQWLAQQGAASDFQRDRFREAFIQSREQVRASEADLAFKDLRAPISGVVSDVDVKVGDVISEGTPFTRLIRNDRLQARVDVPAVYAPRVRIGQTVDIQSPGGGGTLASGRVSFVDPNVVADTQGLLVMSEFPNPGQDLRNGMRLRTRLVFDTREQLAVPFNSVIQTSGQSFIFRLGSLEDLRAQPGQLSEEQLAQLPADGTFALQTPVQLGFVQGDSYPVIKGVSSGEQVITTNLLKLRHGTPVEVK
- a CDS encoding efflux RND transporter permease subunit is translated as MSPSNNFISRPVLTTVCSLLIVIVGLIAIPVLPVENLPDIAPPTVTVRATYTGADAISVEEGVTSVLEQEINGVQDMEFMTSNSSADGVSNITVSFYSGTDGDINQVNVQNKVSLAEPKLPQEVRQTGITVEKASNSVLLVYNFTSEDPDNPYSVEFLSGLLDQRLTDPIRRVTGVGKLTYFGNRKLAFRLWLDPDRLTASGLTSADVRAALQSQNRLVPAGQVGGEPSPEGQVFTFTVQLQGRLRTVEEFENLILRRMDDGSLIRLGDVGRVTLGGETFNIAATDLNGVPSVGMALYQLSGSNAVEVSDGVKKVIDDFITTLPPGVKVEKIYDTTDFINASIEGVANALRDAVVLVVLILFLFLQDWKSTLVPGIAIPVALIGTFAGVLAAGFSLNQLTLFGLVLATGLVVDDAITVIEDTSTKKGEGLTAIEAAKATMDELFSAVIATSLVLFAVFVPVLFFPGATGTIYKQFAATIIFSISVSTFNALTFSPMLSGLLLSMDTRQPSQRVYFIAGGCVGFVYGLLSAGGGAVPVLLATLAGLLIGYGLKLVTRLPLRLPFALAGAAAGLIFADVPNPWPVLIFTAIGLVVGFFLERIFAVFNRGYARVETGYESMLSWVLGHRSIVMGVLAGGIVLTGFAFNSMPSGFVPIEDQGYGIGFVQAPDGVSLERTEAINLEVAEVLRSEKENGLRNAAIFSGASLDGNSPNKGLFFFGTENWSEREDPERSVGAIVARLNRKLQAVEGARIFVVEPPAIPGYGTGGGFEFQLLDQSGGAFTLPQLAEQAGALIRNALDTGIFSQVFTQFSPEGPQLEVLVDRDRMAALGIDYGDAMSTFSFYFGGSYVNDTFDEGKVRRVYIQADDAFRSTPEDLTELYVRNGSGEQVPLSEIFTVNTTSGPSIIPRFNLYRSIKIEGSAAQGRSSGDAIKGIQAQFDKLNVPGLGFDWTGISREEVKAGALAIVIFALGILVVFLVLSAQYESYTDPLIILMTVPTAMLGALIFLAIRGEVLNIYAQVGLVMLIGLAAKNGILIVDLANQRMAEGATAIAAARDAAQSRLRPILMTAISSLFGFLPLVLASGAGARSQSSLGTVVFGGLLVATFLSLFVVPVFYVVMKQFFSSAPPQGGTGDPGPGGEDPSTPALPAS
- a CDS encoding alpha-D-glucose phosphate-specific phosphoglucomutase; the protein is MSSGAPVITIPLSSPFQDQKPGTSGLRKSSRRFAEPHYLESFIEAVLRTLPGVAGGTLVVGGDGRYGNQRAIEVIARMGAAHGLARMVTTTGGILSTPAASHLIRQRQAIGGIILSASHNPGGPEGDFGVKVNGSNGGPAPESLTSAIHACTLTLDGYRILEAGAGAAGVSLAAPGMQTMAGLTVEVIDGVSDYLALMEKLFDLDRIAELLRSDFPVVFDALHAVTGPYATQLLEQRLGAPAGTVHNGIPLEDFGGGHPDPNLTYAHELAALLLDGDRYAFGAACDGDGDRNMILGRGCFVNPSDSLAVLTANASVAPAYAGGLAGVARSMPTSAAVDVVAKELGLTCFETPTGWKFFGNLLDAGRITLCGEESFGTGSDHVREKDGLWAVLFWLQILAERRCSVGEVMAGHWARFGRHYYSRHDYEAIPSEAAHGLYDRMQGMLATLSGEAFAGRRIATADDFRYADPVDGSVSEHQGLRLLLDDGSRVVLRLSGTGTQGATLRVYLERYEPASGQLGLDPQAALGDLIAAINALAEIPARTGMDRPTVIT